A stretch of Acidimicrobiales bacterium DNA encodes these proteins:
- a CDS encoding glycosyltransferase → MRVLVATIVHRPEDARIRHRQIPALLEAGIDVTYVAPDGDTSPGHDRLERIVVPGARGRDRLRALRAVRPVLREASARADLTVLHDPELLLVAGAITGPVLWDVHEDLAAQIGDKSWIPGPLRGIGSIGARMLERRGRSLPRTIAEAGYRDRHPDAVLVPNSVRVPDEVRPPGTTRLVYLGRVSSGRGADVLVEVARRMPDDLVLDVIGHADPGVELDAPRLSSWGFVANDVALDAVEGALAGLSLLQDLPNYRHSLPTKILEYMARGVPVITTPLPSAVEVVETHDCGIVVGFDDARAVADAAGRLRDDPELRARLAANGRAAVAAHHNWAIDGARMVDYYRELAGG, encoded by the coding sequence GTGCGGGTGCTCGTCGCGACGATCGTGCATCGTCCCGAAGATGCCCGCATCCGCCATCGGCAGATCCCGGCGCTGCTCGAGGCCGGCATCGACGTCACGTATGTCGCGCCCGACGGCGACACCAGCCCCGGCCACGACCGGCTCGAACGCATCGTCGTGCCCGGAGCCCGCGGCCGCGATCGGCTCCGCGCCCTGCGGGCCGTCCGCCCCGTCCTCCGCGAAGCCTCGGCCCGTGCCGACTTGACGGTCCTGCACGATCCCGAGCTGCTGCTCGTCGCCGGTGCGATCACCGGGCCCGTGCTCTGGGACGTCCACGAGGACCTGGCCGCCCAGATCGGGGACAAGTCCTGGATCCCGGGACCGCTGCGGGGGATCGGCTCGATCGGGGCCCGGATGCTCGAGCGACGGGGCCGCTCGCTGCCCCGCACCATCGCCGAAGCCGGCTACCGCGACCGCCACCCCGACGCCGTGCTCGTCCCGAACTCCGTACGGGTCCCCGACGAGGTGCGCCCGCCCGGCACGACCCGGCTCGTCTACCTCGGCCGGGTGTCGAGCGGACGGGGGGCCGACGTGCTCGTGGAGGTCGCCCGGCGGATGCCCGACGATCTCGTGCTCGACGTGATCGGCCACGCCGACCCCGGGGTCGAGCTCGATGCCCCCCGGCTGTCGAGCTGGGGGTTCGTCGCCAACGACGTCGCCCTCGACGCGGTCGAAGGCGCGCTGGCCGGCCTCTCACTCCTGCAGGACCTCCCGAACTACCGGCACTCCCTTCCCACCAAGATCCTCGAATACATGGCCCGGGGGGTGCCCGTGATCACGACGCCCCTGCCGAGCGCGGTCGAGGTGGTCGAGACCCACGACTGCGGCATCGTCGTCGGGTTCGACGACGCCCGGGCCGTGGCCGACGCGGCCGGGCGCCTCCGCGACGACCCCGAGCTGCGGGCCCGCCTCGCCGCCAACGGCCGCGCCGCGGTGGCCGCTCACCACAACTGGGCGATCGACGGCGCCCGGATGGTCGACTACTACCGCGAGCTCGCCGGCGGGTGA
- a CDS encoding DEAD/DEAH box helicase — MVDAMDALGRFSEPVRQWFTTTFRAPTPPQVEGWPAIADGDHTLILAPTGTGKTLSAFLWALDRLSVDPVPEDEQARTRVVYLSPLRALAVDVEKNLRAPLQGIGFAAERLGADVHIPTVGIRTGDTPTRERRQLVRHPPDILITTPESLYLMLTSQARETLGNVQHVIIDEIHAMAGTKRGAHLMLSLERLEERTAVSPQRIALSATQRPLDEIARFLGGADVAADGTLTPRPVTVVDAGARKELDIEVVVPIEDMGALGERVEAPIDGPAAASPGRRSIWPSMHPRLLELVETHRSTLIFSNARRLSERLATRLNELAIEARHREDGTPLAAPPVIVGAADEQTGRGAAEGEELVKAHHGSLSRERRLQIEDELKRGDLKGLVATSSLELGIDMGAVDLVVQVASPGSVASGMQRIGRAGHQVGEPSRGKIFPKHRADLLEAAVVVDRMHQGLIEETRYPRNPLDVLAQQIVAMCAMDDWDVDELSRVVRRSANFADLSDEVLGNVLDLLSGTYPSEEFSELRPRIVYDRVTGTLRGRKGSQRLAVTNAGTIPDRGLFGVFLPDGTRVGELDEEMVYESRVGETFLLGASTWRIEDITFERVVVTPAPGQPGKMPFWHGDGPGRPLELGRAIGAFVREIRTEKDPLSRLRERHGLDELSAQNLMGYLDEQFEVSGAIPDDQTVVVERFRDEIGDWRVCILTPFGAQVHAPWGMALQARLGEEWGTDVELMWSDDGIVMRLPEAMDQLPVDELLFDPDEIDELIISRLPDTAMFASRFRECSARALLLPRRRPDQRTPLWQQRQRAADLLSVAAKYPSFPMLLEATRECVNDVFDLPAVREVMRDLRSRRIRVVPVDTPKASPFAQSLLFSWIAVYMYEGDAPIAERRAAALALDRDLLRDLLGAEELRELLSAEVLADVELELQCLVDGRKARDRDELHDLLRRLGPLSLPDLDARAVDGADVSGWVRQLLEERRAFEVRIGDAAGGGADRIAASDDAARLRDAVGAALPVGLPAVFTDPVDDPLGDLCSRYARTHGPFLARDIARWLGITVDRVTVALERLLADGRVVRGEFRPGGIEREYCDDDVLRQLRRRSLAVLRHEIEPVEAEALARFLPAWQGVGSRRRGVDGLAEVVTQLQGAPIAASVLEVDVLPARVGGYQPSDLDTLCTTGEVVWVGAGAVGATDGRVRLLYRDQVGLLAPPADDAPAEPIHDTLRSHLGSRGASFWPELVAAVAAAELPYDEVTVLAALWDLVWAGEVTNDTLAPLRAMVAGTTTKSGGRAAAGGRRRRARPGGLNRLGPPAAAGRWSLVAPLRSPVPTPTETAHARAHQLLDRYGVLTREAALGEGHEGGFAGVYPLLKALEERGEVRRGYFVAGLGAAQFALPGAVDRLRAVREVDVDTEPLVLAATDPAQPYGAAVAWPESAGRPVRAAGALVVLQDGRPLVELERGGKSLITFPGAADGPAWIGALQELVKNGRLKKLEIAKVDGVSIRETEWAARLESAGFSPGYRGMTFRG; from the coding sequence GTGGTCGATGCAATGGATGCGCTCGGACGGTTCTCCGAACCGGTCCGCCAGTGGTTCACCACGACCTTCCGCGCGCCCACACCGCCACAGGTCGAGGGCTGGCCGGCGATCGCCGACGGCGACCACACGCTGATCCTGGCGCCGACCGGCACGGGCAAGACCCTGTCGGCCTTCCTCTGGGCGCTCGACCGGCTCTCGGTGGACCCGGTCCCGGAGGACGAACAGGCCCGCACCCGGGTGGTCTACCTGTCGCCGCTGCGGGCCCTCGCGGTCGACGTCGAGAAGAACCTGCGGGCCCCGCTCCAGGGGATCGGCTTCGCGGCCGAGCGGCTCGGCGCCGACGTCCACATCCCCACGGTCGGCATCCGCACGGGCGACACGCCCACCCGGGAGCGGCGCCAGCTGGTCCGCCATCCGCCCGACATCCTGATCACGACGCCCGAATCGCTGTACCTCATGCTCACGTCGCAGGCGCGCGAGACCCTCGGCAACGTGCAGCACGTGATCATCGACGAGATCCACGCGATGGCGGGCACCAAGCGCGGCGCCCACCTCATGCTGTCGCTCGAACGGCTGGAGGAGCGCACCGCGGTGTCCCCCCAACGCATCGCGCTCTCGGCCACCCAGCGTCCCCTCGACGAGATCGCCCGTTTCCTCGGCGGCGCCGACGTGGCCGCGGACGGCACGCTCACGCCCCGGCCGGTCACCGTGGTGGACGCGGGCGCCCGCAAGGAGCTCGACATCGAGGTCGTCGTGCCCATCGAGGACATGGGCGCCCTCGGCGAGCGGGTCGAGGCGCCCATCGACGGGCCGGCCGCGGCATCGCCGGGGCGGCGCAGCATCTGGCCGTCCATGCACCCCCGCCTGCTCGAGCTGGTGGAGACCCATCGGTCGACCCTGATCTTCTCCAACGCCCGTCGCCTCAGCGAACGGCTCGCCACCCGGCTCAACGAGCTCGCGATCGAGGCCAGGCACCGCGAGGACGGCACCCCGCTCGCCGCTCCGCCCGTCATCGTCGGCGCGGCCGACGAGCAGACCGGCCGCGGCGCCGCCGAGGGCGAGGAGCTGGTGAAAGCCCACCACGGCTCACTCTCGCGGGAACGGCGCCTGCAGATCGAGGACGAGCTGAAGCGCGGGGACCTGAAGGGGCTCGTCGCCACCTCGTCGCTCGAGCTCGGCATCGACATGGGCGCCGTCGACCTCGTGGTGCAGGTCGCGTCGCCGGGCAGTGTCGCCTCCGGCATGCAGCGGATCGGTCGGGCCGGCCACCAGGTCGGCGAGCCGAGCCGGGGCAAGATCTTCCCGAAACACCGGGCGGACCTGCTCGAGGCGGCGGTCGTTGTCGACCGGATGCACCAGGGCCTGATCGAGGAGACGCGCTACCCGCGCAATCCGCTCGACGTCCTCGCCCAGCAGATCGTCGCGATGTGCGCGATGGACGACTGGGACGTCGACGAGCTCAGCCGGGTCGTCCGCCGCAGCGCCAACTTCGCCGATCTCTCCGACGAGGTTCTCGGCAACGTGCTCGACCTGCTGTCGGGCACCTACCCGTCCGAGGAGTTCTCGGAGCTGCGTCCCCGCATCGTCTACGACCGCGTCACGGGCACCCTGCGGGGGCGCAAGGGGAGCCAGCGGCTCGCGGTCACCAACGCCGGCACCATCCCGGACCGCGGACTCTTCGGCGTGTTCCTGCCCGACGGCACCCGGGTCGGCGAGCTGGACGAGGAGATGGTCTACGAGAGCCGGGTGGGGGAGACCTTCCTGCTCGGCGCGTCCACCTGGCGCATCGAGGACATCACCTTCGAGCGCGTCGTCGTCACCCCCGCGCCCGGTCAACCCGGCAAGATGCCGTTCTGGCACGGCGACGGGCCGGGTCGGCCGCTCGAGCTGGGCCGCGCCATCGGCGCTTTCGTCCGCGAGATCCGCACGGAGAAGGACCCGCTGTCGCGTCTGCGTGAGCGCCACGGCCTCGACGAGCTCTCGGCGCAGAACCTGATGGGGTACCTCGACGAGCAGTTCGAGGTGAGTGGGGCGATCCCCGACGACCAGACGGTCGTGGTCGAGCGGTTCCGCGACGAGATCGGCGACTGGCGGGTCTGCATCCTGACGCCCTTCGGCGCCCAGGTCCACGCGCCCTGGGGCATGGCGCTGCAGGCGCGGCTCGGTGAGGAATGGGGCACCGACGTCGAGCTGATGTGGAGCGACGACGGCATCGTGATGCGCCTCCCGGAGGCGATGGACCAGCTCCCGGTCGACGAGCTGCTCTTCGACCCGGACGAGATCGACGAGTTGATCATCAGCCGCCTGCCCGACACCGCGATGTTCGCGTCGCGGTTCCGCGAGTGTTCGGCGCGGGCGCTCTTGCTGCCCCGTCGCCGGCCGGACCAGCGCACCCCGCTGTGGCAGCAGCGTCAACGGGCGGCGGACCTCCTGTCGGTCGCCGCCAAGTACCCGTCGTTTCCGATGTTGCTGGAGGCCACCCGGGAGTGTGTCAACGACGTCTTCGACCTCCCGGCCGTGCGCGAGGTGATGCGGGACCTGCGGAGCCGCAGGATCCGGGTCGTGCCGGTCGACACGCCGAAGGCGTCTCCGTTCGCCCAGTCCCTGCTGTTCTCGTGGATCGCCGTCTACATGTACGAGGGCGATGCCCCCATCGCGGAGCGCCGGGCCGCGGCCCTCGCCCTCGACCGCGACCTCCTCCGTGACCTGCTCGGCGCCGAGGAGTTGCGCGAGCTCCTGTCGGCCGAGGTGCTCGCCGACGTGGAGCTCGAACTCCAGTGTCTGGTCGACGGCCGTAAGGCCCGCGACCGCGACGAACTCCACGACCTGCTGCGGCGCCTCGGGCCGCTCTCGCTCCCGGACCTCGACGCCCGCGCGGTGGATGGGGCGGACGTGAGTGGGTGGGTGCGCCAGCTGCTCGAGGAGCGGCGGGCCTTCGAGGTCCGCATCGGCGACGCGGCCGGCGGCGGCGCGGACCGGATCGCCGCCTCCGACGACGCCGCCCGCCTCCGTGACGCCGTCGGGGCCGCGCTGCCGGTGGGCCTGCCCGCCGTGTTCACCGATCCGGTGGACGACCCCCTCGGTGATCTCTGCTCGCGCTACGCGCGCACCCACGGCCCCTTCCTCGCCCGCGACATCGCCCGGTGGCTCGGCATCACCGTCGACCGGGTCACCGTCGCCCTCGAGCGCCTGCTCGCGGACGGGCGGGTCGTGCGCGGCGAGTTCCGGCCGGGCGGGATCGAGCGCGAGTACTGCGACGACGACGTGCTCCGGCAGCTGCGCCGGCGCTCGCTCGCGGTGTTGCGCCACGAGATCGAGCCGGTCGAGGCGGAGGCGCTGGCCCGGTTCCTCCCGGCCTGGCAGGGCGTGGGGAGCCGCCGGCGCGGCGTCGACGGCCTCGCCGAAGTGGTCACGCAGCTCCAGGGCGCGCCGATCGCCGCGTCGGTTCTCGAGGTCGACGTCCTGCCCGCCCGGGTCGGCGGCTATCAGCCCAGCGATCTCGACACGCTGTGCACGACCGGCGAGGTGGTGTGGGTCGGTGCCGGCGCGGTCGGCGCCACCGATGGTCGGGTGCGGTTGCTGTATCGCGACCAGGTCGGCCTGCTCGCCCCGCCCGCCGACGATGCCCCGGCCGAGCCGATCCACGACACCCTGCGGTCCCATCTCGGTTCGCGCGGCGCGTCCTTCTGGCCGGAGCTCGTCGCTGCAGTCGCCGCGGCCGAGTTGCCCTACGACGAGGTCACCGTGCTCGCGGCCCTGTGGGATCTCGTCTGGGCCGGCGAGGTCACCAACGACACGCTGGCGCCGCTGCGGGCGATGGTGGCGGGTACCACCACGAAGTCGGGCGGGCGGGCGGCTGCGGGCGGGCGGCGCCGCCGGGCCCGTCCCGGCGGCCTGAATCGGCTCGGCCCGCCGGCCGCCGCCGGTCGCTGGTCGCTCGTGGCCCCGCTGCGGTCGCCCGTGCCGACCCCCACCGAGACGGCCCACGCCCGGGCGCACCAACTCCTCGACCGCTATGGCGTCCTCACCCGGGAGGCGGCGTTGGGCGAGGGGCACGAGGGCGGGTTCGCCGGTGTCTATCCACTGTTGAAGGCGTTGGAGGAGCGCGGTGAGGTGCGCCGTGGCTATTTCGTGGCGGGGCTCGGCGCCGCCCAGTTCGCCCTCCCGGGCGCGGTGGACCGGCTGCGGGCGGTGCGCGAGGTCGACGTCGACACCGAGCCGCTCGTCCTCGCCGCGACCGATCCCGCCCAGCCCTACGGGGCTGCGGTGGCCTGGCCGGAGTCCGCCGGTCGTCCGGTGCGGGCCGCCGGGGCGCTCGTCGTGCTCCAGGACGGCCGTCCGCTCGTCGAGCTCGAACGGGGCGGCAAGTCGCTGATCACCTTCCCCGGCGCGGCCGACGGCCCGGCGTGGATCGGCGCCCTCCAGGAGCTCGTCAAGAACGGCCGGCTGAAGAAGCTCGAGATCGCCAAGGTCGACGGCGTGTCCATCCGGGAGACCGAGTGGGCCGCCCGGCTCGAGTCCGCCGGCTTCTCGCCGGGCTACCGGGGTATGACCTTCCGGGGTTGA
- a CDS encoding metal-dependent transcriptional regulator codes for MAEYESPEWHPAFEEYCETIFELAEDDFDVIQARIAERLDVSRPAVSEMVKRMEAEGLVEAGRQITLTDKGRHLAETVVRRHRLAERFLTDILGLSWADAHQEAGKWEHVISPMVEAAMMARLDDPTTCPHGNPIPGSGYEAPDLVTLDTIAVGADFTVRRIPEELEFTHGMLDFLEQSSITPGSTGRMTAMSPDGTATVEIDGSAVGVGEFASARILVTSAQ; via the coding sequence ATGGCCGAGTACGAGTCACCCGAGTGGCACCCGGCGTTCGAGGAATACTGCGAGACGATCTTCGAGCTCGCGGAGGACGACTTCGACGTCATCCAGGCCCGCATCGCGGAGCGCCTCGACGTCAGCCGCCCCGCGGTCTCCGAGATGGTGAAGCGGATGGAGGCTGAGGGCCTCGTCGAAGCCGGACGCCAGATCACGCTGACCGACAAGGGTCGCCACCTCGCCGAGACCGTCGTGCGTCGTCATCGGCTCGCCGAGCGCTTCCTCACCGACATCCTCGGTCTGTCGTGGGCCGATGCCCATCAGGAAGCGGGCAAGTGGGAGCACGTGATCTCCCCCATGGTCGAGGCCGCGATGATGGCCCGGTTGGACGACCCCACCACCTGCCCCCACGGCAACCCGATTCCGGGATCGGGCTACGAAGCCCCCGACCTGGTCACCCTCGACACCATCGCGGTGGGTGCCGACTTCACGGTTCGGCGGATCCCCGAGGAGCTCGAATTCACCCACGGGATGCTCGACTTTCTCGAACAGTCGTCCATCACCCCCGGCTCCACGGGCCGGATGACGGCGATGTCACCCGATGGCACGGCGACGGTCGAGATCGACGGGTCCGCGGTCGGGGTCGGCGAGTTCGCCTCCGCCCGCATCCTCGTCACCTCCGCTCAGTAG
- a CDS encoding iron ABC transporter permease: MASRSRRPPVALLLVGLATGLVFLGPFAYVVSRNVDLGTDFGSIIWSRDTWDPLRRSLWLGTTVAFSAAVVGTGLAWLTFRTDIPGRRVWRILAPLPLVIPSFVGASALIAAFATGGLAEEILSPIGITDLPDMRGFRGAWLVLTLFTYPYVYLPVAARMSSLSPSLEESARLLGRSPWTVFRTVVLPQSAGAIWAGALLVFLYTISDWGAVERMGYSTLTRDIYSDRVFDQARSMGLSLVLGVVALTVVMAERSLDRRRQRVEAVRTRDPMIVPLGRWKWPAMLAGGAVLANALLGPMAVFGFWSWRGLSADNPSPGLRTDVGDLVSPALNTAQTGLITAAVAIAVVLPVAWLTARYRSRVGGAANGMVVAGFALPGVVIALSLVFWVLQSPILGSWYQTLPLMIVAYVLHFGAQATRAAHVAVGAVPDRLGDAAATLGAGRVRRFLTVELPLMTPGLLAGAGLVMLSTMKELPATRLLSPPGFETLATEIWSAGERLNLAQESLAALVLIALSAVLTWAVVLRRSDVY, translated from the coding sequence GTGGCATCCAGGAGTAGGCGGCCGCCGGTCGCCTTACTGCTCGTCGGTCTGGCGACCGGCCTCGTCTTTCTGGGTCCCTTCGCGTACGTCGTCTCCCGCAACGTCGATCTGGGCACCGACTTCGGCTCGATCATCTGGTCCCGCGACACGTGGGATCCTCTCCGCCGGTCGCTGTGGCTCGGCACCACCGTGGCCTTCAGTGCCGCGGTCGTCGGGACCGGGCTCGCCTGGTTGACGTTTCGCACCGACATCCCGGGCCGCCGGGTCTGGCGGATCCTCGCCCCACTCCCGCTCGTGATCCCGAGCTTCGTCGGCGCGTCGGCGCTGATCGCCGCGTTCGCGACCGGAGGACTCGCCGAGGAGATCCTCTCGCCGATCGGCATCACCGACCTGCCCGACATGCGGGGCTTCCGCGGGGCGTGGCTCGTGCTCACCCTCTTCACCTATCCCTACGTGTACCTCCCGGTGGCGGCGCGGATGTCGTCGCTGTCGCCCTCGCTGGAGGAGTCGGCCCGCCTGCTCGGCCGGTCACCGTGGACCGTCTTCCGCACCGTCGTCCTGCCCCAGTCCGCCGGCGCGATCTGGGCCGGCGCCCTGCTCGTGTTCCTCTACACGATCAGCGACTGGGGCGCGGTCGAGCGCATGGGCTACAGCACGCTCACCCGAGACATCTACTCGGACCGGGTCTTCGACCAGGCCCGCTCGATGGGGCTCTCGCTCGTGCTCGGGGTGGTCGCGCTCACCGTCGTGATGGCCGAACGGTCGCTCGACCGGCGCCGCCAACGCGTCGAGGCCGTCCGCACGCGTGACCCGATGATCGTGCCGCTCGGCCGCTGGAAGTGGCCGGCGATGCTCGCGGGGGGCGCGGTCCTCGCCAACGCCCTGCTCGGTCCGATGGCGGTGTTCGGCTTCTGGTCGTGGCGGGGGCTGTCGGCCGACAATCCCTCACCGGGCCTGCGCACCGACGTCGGCGACCTGGTGTCACCGGCGTTGAACACGGCCCAGACGGGCCTGATCACGGCCGCCGTCGCCATCGCGGTCGTCCTCCCGGTCGCCTGGCTCACCGCCCGCTACCGCTCCCGCGTGGGCGGTGCCGCCAACGGCATGGTCGTCGCCGGTTTCGCCCTCCCGGGCGTCGTCATCGCGTTGTCGCTCGTGTTCTGGGTCCTCCAGTCGCCGATCCTCGGCAGCTGGTACCAGACCCTCCCGCTCATGATCGTCGCCTATGTCCTGCACTTCGGTGCGCAGGCCACCCGCGCCGCACACGTCGCGGTCGGCGCGGTGCCCGACCGGCTCGGCGATGCCGCCGCCACGCTCGGCGCCGGCCGCGTGCGCCGGTTCCTCACCGTCGAGTTGCCGTTGATGACGCCGGGACTCCTCGCCGGTGCCGGTCTCGTCATGCTCTCGACGATGAAGGAGCTGCCGGCGACGCGTCTGCTGTCGCCGCCGGGATTCGAGACGCTGGCCACGGAGATCTGGAGCGCGGGCGAGCGGCTCAACCTCGCCCAGGAGTCGTTGGCCGCCCTCGTGTTGATCGCGCTGAGCGCGGTGCTGACCTGGGCCGTCGTCCTTCGCCGCAGTGATGTCTACTGA
- a CDS encoding iron ABC transporter substrate-binding protein: MKKLTRILSIVLTVALLATACSDDSSGDGDITLTVYSGRDQELIEPLLEAFTEATGIDVEAKYEGSADLALLIQTEGDNSPADVFISQSPGALGLLAGEDRLVTLDDTLTDLVDPGFSASDGTWVGITGRVRVLVYNDELVDAADLPDSVLDLVDEQYAGQVGVAPGNGSFQDFVTAMRSELGDEATRAWLEGMAANGSPNYPKNSAIVEAVGRGEIPMGLVNHYYNLRALEADPSLPSLNHFLAPDDLGSLVIVTGGAVLESSDHQDEAQQLIEFLLSADAQATFAAETQEYPLLPGVAAPEGLPALDGYTTDTIELDALGDGLQGTIELIRESGIQE, encoded by the coding sequence ATGAAGAAACTCACACGCATCCTTTCCATCGTCCTCACCGTTGCCCTGCTCGCCACCGCGTGCAGCGACGACAGCAGCGGTGACGGCGACATCACCCTCACCGTCTACTCCGGTCGCGACCAGGAGCTCATCGAGCCGTTGCTCGAGGCCTTCACCGAGGCGACGGGAATCGACGTCGAGGCGAAGTACGAAGGCTCCGCCGATCTCGCCCTGCTGATCCAGACCGAGGGCGACAACTCGCCGGCCGACGTCTTCATCTCCCAGAGCCCCGGGGCGCTCGGTCTGCTCGCCGGCGAGGATCGGCTCGTCACGCTCGACGACACGCTGACGGATCTCGTGGATCCCGGCTTCTCCGCCAGCGACGGCACCTGGGTCGGCATCACGGGCCGCGTGCGGGTGCTCGTCTACAACGACGAGCTGGTCGACGCGGCGGACCTGCCCGATTCGGTGCTCGATCTCGTCGACGAGCAGTACGCCGGCCAGGTCGGCGTCGCCCCTGGCAACGGTTCGTTCCAGGATTTCGTGACCGCGATGCGCAGCGAGCTCGGTGACGAGGCCACCCGCGCCTGGCTCGAGGGCATGGCCGCCAACGGCTCACCGAACTATCCGAAGAACTCCGCGATCGTCGAGGCCGTGGGCCGCGGCGAGATCCCCATGGGGCTCGTGAACCACTACTACAACCTGCGGGCGCTCGAAGCCGATCCGTCCCTGCCGAGCCTGAACCACTTCCTCGCGCCGGACGACCTCGGCTCGCTCGTGATCGTCACCGGCGGCGCCGTCCTCGAGTCCTCGGACCACCAGGACGAGGCGCAGCAGCTGATCGAGTTCCTCCTCAGCGCGGATGCCCAGGCGACGTTCGCGGCGGAGACCCAGGAGTACCCGCTGCTTCCGGGCGTCGCCGCTCCCGAGGGCCTTCCCGCCCTCGACGGCTACACGACGGACACGATCGAACTCGATGCGCTCGGCGACGGCCTCCAGGGCACGATCGAGCTGATCCGCGAGAGTGGCATCCAGGAGTAG